From a region of the Balaenoptera ricei isolate mBalRic1 chromosome 11, mBalRic1.hap2, whole genome shotgun sequence genome:
- the LOC132374210 gene encoding shieldin complex subunit 3, translating into MTTEVILHYRPYESETTQLPKIAEKAIQDFPTRPLSRFIPWFLPDGSRLPLKPKRLPPVISEEATEDVRQYLTISEHDIKLQSYDCTVDLLEFQPNLKKKKHLIQSHTLNEQTNSGSLDKQSEKGKRHKKRSWSVSLPSSNCTENIFPLSEKLQDSLKALNLHSFYRARWTIEHTICNNQTLEDIWAKLNRIIRCNELPSCNATIQRHLGQIWVFCDVMYCEYVGNLLKGRLALTGKINLFVHKYGVIFSM; encoded by the coding sequence ATGACTACAGAAGTAATATTACATTATCGACCATATGAGAGTGAAACCACACAACTgccaaaaattgcagagaaagcaATTCAAGACTTTCCTACACGTCCACTATCAAGATTTATTCCTTGGTTTCTGCCTGATGGGTCCAGACTTCCACTCAAACCTAAAAGATTACCACCTGTGATTTCTGAAGAGGCAACTGAAGATGTGAGACAGTACTTAACCATCTCAGAACATGATATTAAATTGCAGAGTTATGATTGCACAGTAGATCTACTGGAGTTTCAacctaatttgaaaaaaaagaagcacttaATCCAATCACACACACTGAATGAACAGACTAATTCTGGAAGTCTGGATAAAcaatcagaaaaaggaaaacgGCACAAGAAGAGGTCTTGGAGTGTTTCACTTCCCAGCAGTAAttgtactgaaaatatttttcctttgtctgaAAAATTGCAAGATAGTTTAAAGGCACTAAATTTGCACTCATTTTATAGAGCAAGATGGACAATAGAGCACACTATTTGTAACAACCAAACTCTGGAAGACATTTGGGCAAAACTCAATCGAATTATCAGGTGCAATGAACTTCCATCTTGTAATGCTACAATTCAGAGACATTTAGGCCAGATATGGGTGTTCTGTGATGTTATGTACTGTGAATATGTGGGAAATCTTCTTAAAGGAAGATTAGCTCTTACTGGGAAGATTAACTTATTTGTGCATAAATATGGTGTTATTTTTAGTATGTAA